A window of the Dyadobacter pollutisoli genome harbors these coding sequences:
- a CDS encoding M61 family metallopeptidase, producing the protein MRLHISIFSLALIWFCGCAPGKKAGGKISKSDSVHVSIDLVDVKYDQVKVTVDAPKQTASTIAYHFPKIIPGTYAIADYGRYITDIKAFDKKGKELKTSRTDSNTVMIEDAKRLAKVSYLVNDTFDNEADNGTFTEEGKTIFSPAGTNIDAGKQFMLNMAGFVGYFTNQLEKPYQISISHPAGLYGSTALIDMDNSSQSDVFNISRYPDVVDNPIMYAAPDTSNFNVNGMEVLLGVYSKSGTVRASDLRPDLERMVRAQKKFLGPINDTKKYAVLTYVSSGAENDAKGLGALEHNNSTVAVFRDPMRSKDLIHVISHEFFHTITPLKVHSKEIQYFDFNDPKMSQHLWFYEGVTEYFSNLFQVNQGLINDNQFYDLMAKKVENARRYDDKLSITEMSSHVLDRKMKAQYPNVYEKGALIAMCVDILIREESKGERGLLWLMSELSKTYGPTKAFEDAELIPEITKLTSATIGEFLQNHVVIGEHINYESFTKRMGVAKEVVSFPEPIVFMIEGTPYIKLDKTNTHILADSVDGANNFYNNLGIKNNDRFVEINGLKLDPKDLNGIIYMGYDLEEGSPITVKVNRNGEDMELKGIVKQNYSDGDGFRFKDESKRALNEAWLKK; encoded by the coding sequence ATGAGGCTGCATATATCCATATTCTCTTTGGCCCTGATTTGGTTTTGCGGATGCGCTCCCGGCAAAAAGGCGGGCGGAAAAATCTCGAAAAGCGATTCGGTTCATGTGTCAATTGACCTCGTTGATGTTAAATACGACCAGGTGAAAGTGACCGTCGATGCTCCCAAGCAAACGGCTTCGACCATTGCCTACCATTTTCCAAAAATCATTCCCGGAACATATGCAATTGCCGATTACGGCCGCTATATAACCGACATTAAGGCATTTGACAAAAAAGGGAAAGAACTTAAAACCTCCCGCACGGACTCAAATACGGTGATGATCGAAGACGCAAAACGGTTGGCCAAGGTCTCCTATCTCGTCAATGATACGTTCGACAATGAAGCTGATAACGGCACATTTACGGAAGAGGGAAAAACCATTTTCTCGCCCGCAGGCACTAACATTGACGCCGGAAAGCAGTTCATGCTGAACATGGCCGGGTTCGTGGGCTACTTCACCAACCAGCTCGAAAAACCTTACCAGATCTCCATATCCCACCCTGCCGGATTATATGGATCAACGGCGCTGATCGACATGGATAACAGCTCGCAATCAGACGTTTTCAACATTTCCCGTTACCCGGATGTGGTCGACAATCCGATTATGTATGCGGCGCCTGATACTTCCAATTTCAATGTCAATGGCATGGAGGTGCTGCTGGGTGTGTATTCCAAAAGCGGTACCGTACGCGCCAGTGACCTGCGTCCGGACTTGGAAAGAATGGTAAGAGCGCAGAAGAAATTTCTCGGGCCCATTAATGATACGAAGAAATATGCAGTGCTCACCTACGTTTCATCCGGCGCTGAAAATGACGCAAAGGGCCTGGGCGCGCTGGAACATAACAACTCCACTGTGGCAGTATTCCGTGATCCGATGCGCAGCAAAGACCTGATCCACGTCATCAGTCACGAGTTTTTTCACACCATTACGCCCCTGAAAGTCCATTCAAAGGAAATCCAGTATTTCGATTTCAACGATCCGAAAATGAGCCAGCACCTTTGGTTTTATGAGGGCGTGACCGAATATTTCTCCAATCTTTTTCAGGTGAACCAAGGCTTGATCAATGACAATCAATTCTATGACTTGATGGCTAAAAAGGTTGAAAACGCACGCAGATATGATGACAAACTGTCTATTACGGAGATGAGCAGCCACGTTTTAGATAGGAAAATGAAGGCACAATATCCCAATGTCTACGAAAAAGGTGCGCTGATCGCCATGTGTGTGGATATTTTGATCAGGGAAGAAAGTAAGGGCGAGCGCGGGTTACTGTGGCTGATGAGCGAGCTTTCTAAAACTTACGGCCCTACCAAGGCATTCGAGGATGCAGAGCTGATCCCAGAGATCACGAAACTGACAAGCGCAACGATTGGTGAGTTTCTCCAAAACCATGTAGTTATAGGTGAACACATTAATTATGAATCATTTACAAAAAGAATGGGTGTTGCGAAAGAAGTGGTTTCCTTTCCTGAACCAATTGTTTTCATGATCGAAGGCACGCCTTACATTAAACTCGACAAGACAAATACACACATTCTGGCCGATTCGGTTGACGGGGCGAACAACTTTTACAATAATCTGGGCATTAAAAACAATGACCGTTTTGTAGAGATAAACGGGTTGAAACTGGATCCGAAAGACCTGAACGGGATCATTTACATGGGCTATGACCTCGAAGAAGGAAGCCCGATCACGGTAAAAGTGAACCGGAATGGCGAGGATATGGAACTGAAAGGAATCGTAAAGCAAAACTATTCCGATGGTGACGGGTTTAGGTTCAAAGACGAGTCTAAACGTGCTTTGAACGAGGCATGGCTAAAAAAGTAA
- a CDS encoding S41 family peptidase → MKRIIHLSYIVVGLLFFSCESALFDAENESKDPMKNFDYLWTQCDEKYAYFDLKGINWDDVKVRYSAKIYDGMSDDSLFKVLGSMLNELKDDHTNLVSNFNVSSYGVLREGKDNFDWRIVEDNYLPRRFYQSGPFSHDFIANGQIGYIRFPEFSGTVDKKNMDFMLDRYKDTKGLILDLRENGGGAVTDVFELLSRFVETKTLLYYVRLKNGKGHNDFTEPQEAYVEPYDGIRYTKPVAVLVDRGTFSAASFTSLATKALPNVFLVGDTTGGGLGLPNGGQLPNGWTYRFSISQGLTLDKNNSFENGVPADIPASFDWTNLKRDEIIDRAIDELL, encoded by the coding sequence ATGAAGCGAATCATACATTTATCATATATCGTTGTCGGACTACTTTTCTTTTCTTGTGAATCAGCATTGTTTGACGCAGAAAACGAGTCAAAAGATCCGATGAAGAACTTTGATTACCTGTGGACACAATGCGATGAAAAATATGCCTATTTCGATTTGAAAGGCATAAACTGGGATGATGTAAAGGTTCGCTATTCAGCAAAAATTTACGATGGAATGTCGGACGACTCCCTTTTCAAAGTCCTCGGCTCCATGCTGAATGAGCTGAAAGACGACCATACCAACCTGGTTTCCAATTTCAATGTGTCAAGTTATGGAGTGCTGCGCGAAGGAAAGGATAACTTCGACTGGCGCATTGTAGAGGACAATTATCTGCCGCGTCGCTTTTACCAATCCGGCCCTTTCTCACATGATTTTATTGCCAACGGACAAATCGGCTACATTCGTTTTCCGGAATTTTCCGGTACGGTGGACAAGAAAAACATGGATTTCATGCTCGATCGCTACAAAGACACAAAAGGCCTGATCCTCGATCTCCGGGAAAATGGCGGCGGCGCGGTGACGGATGTCTTTGAACTGCTCAGCCGCTTCGTTGAGACGAAAACGCTGCTTTATTATGTCAGACTGAAAAATGGCAAAGGCCATAATGATTTTACCGAACCGCAGGAGGCCTATGTTGAACCTTATGACGGCATTCGATACACGAAGCCAGTAGCCGTTTTGGTTGACAGAGGCACATTCAGCGCAGCTTCATTTACTTCGCTGGCGACAAAAGCGCTTCCTAATGTCTTCCTGGTAGGTGATACAACTGGCGGTGGACTGGGCCTACCCAATGGCGGGCAGCTGCCAAACGGCTGGACTTACCGGTTCTCCATTTCCCAGGGATTGACGCTTGATAAAAACAATTCGTTCGAAAATGGTGTCCCTGCCGACATTCCGGCTTCTTTTGACTGGACCAATTTGAAACGGGACGAGATCATAGATCGTGCCATTGACGAACTGCTTTGA